From the genome of Salvelinus alpinus chromosome 19, SLU_Salpinus.1, whole genome shotgun sequence, one region includes:
- the LOC139545128 gene encoding NMDA receptor synaptonuclear signaling and neuronal migration factor-like, with product MGTAGSKRKTLRTDAISSVAAKVRAARAFGDYLSHTHPENRNGSDQLLSNTFIGQDKDSPDISHLHNNNLHPQSHCGAKASQDQSQAHSLQSQLSTLHPHHSSLQPSTLQPSSLQPTGPSKHRLSAERSFSSEEQQPPPRSSEGSLTSLKPAAQRVYTITREGGMLGGQGSEESLELEMLKQPLSPPPSANQPSFSNQQPPGSKHPRGNHSHGPQGHRPKSQPLQSSGSAHNIRDWVVRRGGSREDCTPDCVTCIRAPCPSQRSLDLETSPRDGGKQRKKLERMYSQDQGRDRRGSAEEREDNPNSWFPKENMFSFQTATTTMQAISAFRGIAERKRRKREQEATAPVTETERNFRKHLRMVGSRRMKAQSEFPTYADRRAKSFNRSWSDPIPMKPDSLHGSRDSGDLQSSSGALDEGSQEDADWEEEREMERAACEGEDFIPPKIMLISSKVPKAEYVPNIIRRDDPSVIPILYDHEHATFDDIIEEIEKKLTAYRKGCKIWNMLIFCQGGPGHLYLLKNKVATFAKVEKEEDMIQFWKKLSQFMSKLNPEPNLIHIMGCYVLGSANGEKLIHNLKRLMRPHAIEFKSPLELSAQGKEMIEMYFDFRLFRLWKTRQHAKMLEYDDLL from the exons ATCAGCTTCTATCTAATACCTTCATTGGCCAAGACAAAGACTCCCCTGACATCAGTCATCTTCACAACAACAATCTACACCCTCAGAGCCACTGTGGGGCCAAGGCCAGCCAGGACCAGTCCCAGGCCCACAGTCTTCAGTCCCAGCTCAGCACACTGCATCCCCATCACAGCAGTCTCCAGCCCAGCACCCTGCAGCCAAGCAGTCTGCAGCCCACAGGCCCCTCCAAGCACAGGCTCTCAGCAGAGCGAAGTTTCTCCTCCGAGGAGCAGCAGCCACCTCCCAGGTCCTCTGAGGGGAGCCTGACCAGCTTGAAGCCAGCTGCCCAGCGGGTATACACCATCACCAGGGAGGGAGGCATGCTAGGGGGGCAAGGCAGCGAGGAGAGTCTGGAGCTGGAGATGCTGAAGCAGCctctgtcccctcctccctccgccaACCAGCCCTCCTTTTCAAACCAACAACCACCAGGCAGCAAACATCCCCGCGGCAACCATAGTCATGGCCCACAGGGCCACAGGCCCAAGTCCCAGCCCCTGCAGAGCTCAGGGAGTGCCCATAACATCCGGGACTGGGTGGTGAGGAGGGGGGGCTCGCGGGAGGACTGCACCCCAGACTGTGTCACCTGCATCAGGGCCCCATGTCCGAGCCAGCGCTCCCTGGATCTGGAGACGTCTCCGCGAGACGgaggaaaacagaggaagaagcTAGAGAGGATGTACAGCCAAGACCAAGGCAGAGACAGACGAGGCTCtgctgaggagagag AGGACAACCCTAATAGCTGGTTCCCCAAAGAgaacatgttcagcttccagacGGCTACCACAACAATGCAGGC AATATC GGCATTCCGGGGCAttgctgagagaaagaggaggaaaagggaACAAGAGGCAACCGCTCCAGTAACCGAGACTGAGAG AAACTTCCGGAAGCACCTGAGAATGGTGGGCAGCCGCAGAATGAAGGCTCAGAGTGAGTTCCCCA CATATGCTGACCGCCGAGCCAAGAGTTTTAACCGCTCCTGGAGTGACCCCATCCCCATGAAGCCTGACTCTCTCCATGGCTCTAGAGACA gtggggACTTGCAGTCCTCCTCAGGGGCTCTAGATGAAGGATCCCAGGAGGATGCAgactgggaggaggagagagagatggagagagcagcCTGTGAGGGAGAGGACTTCATCCCACCCAAAATCATG CTGATATCTTCCAAGGTCCCGAAGGCTGAATATGTTCCTAACATCATCCGTAGGGATGATCCCTCCGTCATCCCCATCCTTTAT GATCATGAACATGCCACATTCGATGACATCATTG AGGAGATAGAGAAGAAGCTGACGGCCTATAGGAAAGGCTGTAAGATCTGGAACATGCTCATCTTCTgtcag GGAGGTCCGGGGCATCTGTACCTGCTCAAGAACAAAGTGGCCACATTTGCCAaagtggagaaggaggaggataTGATCCA ATTTTGGAAGAAGTTGAGTCAGTTTATGAGCAAGCTGAATCCTGAGCCCAACCTCATTCATATAATGGGCTGCTATGTTCTGGGGAGCGCCAATGGAGAAAAG CTAATCCACAATCTGAAGAGGCTAATGAGACCTCATGCCATCGAATTCAAATCCCCGCTAGAGCTGTCTGCACAGG gtAAGGAGATGATCGAGATGTACTTTGACTTCCGTCTATTCCGCCTGTGGAAAACCCGCCAGCACGCCAAGATGCTCGAATATGATGACCTTTTGTGA